A stretch of Ascochyta rabiei chromosome 6, complete sequence DNA encodes these proteins:
- a CDS encoding 1-phosphatidylinositol-3-phosphate 5-kinase — MARDSRDSLHQLHLTASHSHSLTTFDDLTAPPAPAAAGEPKGIELVQGGLSGLYSRIRASVGGAKDDDSLSSSGSRHRASSRPSILGRSPGGTAVSSPVVVSVPSSRLHSPSTAAFPDLPPPPSRDSTVSNATITSRLSLNGSKSSLQPIRSRPSPAPNTEPSRPLREDDSFAHSPVSTHSRVQSASSAFDLPKNGSVKDFAPGAASSRSPRFAPVRDEGLRRKRSHMEQEAQDSDDTEDGIVVVHGDKPIDTSGFTFPPDAARDSPRFPPDGQYQSSRPTGSKANDPSDNGSEDTEKPYITVNTRNPMIAPEPQRPPLLKVGPSHLPGFQTSRTSSSDGISSVITTSTMRAPTVPPIKEIQRQAHANPAVSTLPRSAFTQMRRKILDREFWMRDENAKDCFNCGDAFTTFRRKHHCRTCGQIFDSKCTSIVSGKLFGQPGNLRVCKPCENIIYGHDDDSSDYTDEGEQASIYDHSNQADDFDDDDIHHPQHDHTKIGTPTISIPMSRKTGSEKKRRSHVIEVGAQTLARPSSSRSLRSLGGRPRSSSHKRHHSKHQHMRHTKHDDRAPFHQYLHENPRTQPNLPAFHHDNIIDPDLAPFMSDDGSSEEEHPSLFAALNAENPTGTGLEGDKGGFGGFLAAVRKGKSRAGEKNGPARDSDNISIASRHGARPVRRRNLSVSSISHRPSPRRAKSNTLLRPFTAGFGAGGLASQSGTPQLRPSPSPTPSGTKVTRSASMQGGIFPKVELNKASLDHARKLLTQMLRDAGVAHVSSWEKALIPILRQCTDDVNPDVDRGDDIDVRNYIKLKKIPGGRPRDTAYVSGVVFTKNVALRSMPRNIINPRIIIITFAIEYARHQTHFMSLEPVIAQEREYLRNLVSRIAALRPHVLLVQRNVSGLALEFLDQEGIAVVYNVKPTVLNAVARCTQSRMISSVDKLAIDPSHLGHCGSFDVRTYVHKNTKKTYIYLSGCQKDLGCTIILRGAENHDLVKLKRVTEFMSYVVYNLRLETCLMRDELVDTPTESVVDPHAFGDGEHTQNINEAIASAAGIEVNSDDNQSAGDAAPSYYSDLVENHRTKVLSSSPFVKFMQPYLLEQARQYERKLGHLRKLKNQYTTDSDEEEEKSHQKFELVQPEMVHVVVERASKQVREFLSAVHASEYDKALHNYETQKRQWEAYLSGNTDLYDPFNHQKIAVLYSVVNTTTSTPCIGPEIIALGFYQEHDYDDGFTPDCTLGQYVEDLCTSAGVVCEVDGCNRRMVDHSRQYVHGEGQMTVVVQKHSPKLKGLYQAILMWSVCRKCGKETQPIPMSEWTWKYSFAKYLELTFWSTQLHPRTNGCPHDIHKDHVRYFGHNNVALRIQYDAVPMYEVIVPRPNVTWKVDSDLRLKNEQFLRIEERLDCFMASVRARIRSIHVESVIPEKVEACKAEVEHLIMRANDEHEYLRHKLQDKYMNSKYYEIIPLNRAIRAIQEKAIAWDETFMDFEQVFFPSEKDIRRLATLQLKKLFLERDESSTSLTSVDEGVESGEDEPAYDDKDDSLALTPMPSNMSPEKATDMLTSVVKEDGDLPADADATPLAERPSTPIKSISDLPIQTPREAVEREDVRHLDLAISSDFPGVSVKDDPPPQTPTLSPDGGHFEPGSPTPTSHPKINPIDKSLADAIENMQASPSPSPAPHMTLESKIPRLVDTIRRETPARPAVLARTQSQPGNIPKHPSILPPTVPQKPDVFRPTFNDSQKALERMTERLRLGISKQSRSTSRIPRSVPFKTQSSKVSKLAEHFEQLSREFQKERTRERWRARDRQVRAYPLASSKPIVEVYKDVHEAVQENNASDEDVQIESPHRTSVDNSTLDDSTVTETTGAITAPQSPVDERHGRELAGHHTDGEESPKADSHPSSDAENDVSDVEIAPEDVPLPDSISSSQLLNMSDSQLESSLELPKHEKTTLLKMLTNFWSERSASGWAPLDYPFAQIEHVWEDSDIIVREDEPSSIIALALSSPDYLAKLQSFRGDPSGLDMESMEGSIERNLLHDKNTNIRYGFTNRGVKAQCKIFYAQSFDALRRKCGVADRFVESLSRCSKYESKGGKSKSIFLKTLDDRFILKSLSPIEVQAFFRFAPNYFAFTHQNLFRQLPSVIAKMFGLFQVQIKTPTGRDFDWFMLVMENLFYDREPNRRYDLKGSMRNRKIQSTGERDEVLLDENLVDIIYSETPIFVREHTKKLLKASVWNDTLFLSQNNVMDYSLMAGFDDTGREIIVGIIDCIRTYTWDKKLESWIKDRGKNKPTITSPKDYRNRFRIAMEKYILQAPNCWHQFSGRMAAGGDRRRLVLEGTSMGTSVEGHRRNVSSGSTIGGGHSRGGSLTQRGMMESLENMGDEVSRAEAGKIK; from the coding sequence atggCCAGAGACTCGCGCGACTCGCTGCACCAGCTGCACCTCACCgcctcgcactcgcactcgctGACCACCTTCGACGACCTCACCGCCCCGCCTGCCCCGGCGGCTGCGGGCGAGCCCAAGGGCATCGAGCTGGTCCAGGGCGGCCTGAGCGGTCTGTACAGCCGCATCAGAGCCTCGGTCGGCGGGGCCAAAGACGACGACAGCCTCTCCTCCTCGGGCTCCAGGCACCGCGCCAGCTCGAGGCCCAGCATCCTTGGCCGCAGTCCGGGAGGCACCGCCGTCTCGTCCCCCGTCGTCGTCTCTGTGCCCTCGTCCAGACTGCACTCGCCCTCGACCGCAGCCTTCCCCGACCTGCCACCCCCGCCCTCGCGCGACTCGACCGTCTCCAACGCCACCATCACAAGCAGACTCTCGCTGAACGGCTCCAAGTCCTCACTGCAGCCCATTCGCTCTCGACCCTCCCCAGCCCCAAACACCGAACCCAGCAGGCCGCTGCGAGAGGACGACTCTTTTGCGCACAGCCCAGTCAGTACCCACTCGCGCGTACAGAGCGCCTCCTCGGCCTTCGACCTCCCCAAGAATGGTTCTGTCAAAGACTTTGCGCCCGGCGCCGCGAGCTCACGCTCACCACGCTTTGCGCCCGTCCGCGATGAAGGACTGCGCCGCAAACGAAGCCACATGGAACAGGAAGCGCAAGACAGCGACGACACCGAAGACGGCATTGTCGTCGTGCACGGCGACAAGCCTATAGATACCAGTGGCTTCACCTTCCCCCCGGACGCCGCTCGCGACAGCCCGCGTTTTCCACCAGATGGCCAATATCAGTCGAGTCGCCCAACAGGCAGCAAAGCCAACGATCCATCTGACAACGGCTCTGAAGACACAGAGAAGCCATACATCACTGTCAACACCCGCAACCCTATGATTGCACCGGAGCCACAGCGTCCGCCGTTGCTCAAAGTGGGCCCTTCACATCTACCAGGCTTCCAAACCTCGAGGACATCCTCTTCTGATGGCATCAGCTCCGTCATTACAACCTCGACTATGCGTGCCCCTACAGTGCCTCCCATCAAAGAAATTCAGCGGCAGGCCCACGCCAACCCTGCGGTCAGCACGCTACCCCGCAGTGCCTTCACACAAATGCGTAGGAAGATACTGGACAGGGAGTTCTGGATGAGAGACGAGAACGCAAAAGATTGCTTCAACTGTGGAGACGCATTCACAACATTCCGCAGAAAGCACCACTGCCGTACCTGTGGACAGATCTTCGACTCCAAGTGCACCTCTATAGTTTCAGGCAAGCTCTTTGGACAGCCGGGCAACCTCCGCGTCTGCAAGCCTTGTGAAAACATCATTTATGGCCACGACGATGACTCCTCCGACTACACCGATGAAGGAGAACAAGCATCCATTTACGATCACAGTAATCAAGCTGACGAtttcgacgacgacgatatTCACCATCCGCAACATGACCACACCAAAATTGGCACGCCGACAATCAGTATACCCATGTCTCGAAAGACTGGCAGCGAGAAGAAGCGCCGCTCACATGTCATCGAAGTGGGTGCTCAGACACTCGCTCGGCCGAGTTCGTCACGCTCGTTGCGGTCACTCGGTGGGAGACCACGCTCTTCAAGTCACAAACGCCACCACTCCAAACACCAACACATGCGTCACACCAAACACGACGACCGTGCACCATTCCATCAGTACCTTCACGAAAACCCTCGCACCCAGCCGAATTTGCCTGCTTTCCACCATGACAACATCATTGATCCTGACCTTGCACCCTTCATGTCAGACGATGGTTCTAGCGAGGAAGAGCATCCAAGCCTTTTTGCGGCTCTGAATGCAGAAAATCCCACAGGCACGGGTCTCGAGGGCGACAAAGGTGGATTCGGCGGGTTTCTGGCGGCAGTGAGGAAGGGAAAGTCGCGCGCAGGAGAGAAAAATGGACCTGCTCGAGATAGCGACAATATCAGCATTGCAAGCAGACATGGTGCACGGCCAGTGAGACGACGGAACTTGAGTGTCAGCAGCATATCGCATCGACCCTCACCACGCCGCGCCAAGAGCAACACCTTGCTAAGGCCCTTCACAGCAGGGTTTGGTGCAGGCGGCTTAGCGTCGCAGTCCGGCACCCCACAACTTCGACCATCTCCCTCTCCAACACCGTCGGGCACGAAGGTTACAAGGAGTGCTTCGATGCAAGGTGGAATCTTCCCCAAAGTCGAGTTGAACAAGGCCAGCCTGGACCATGCTCGCAAACTTCTTACGCAAATGCTGCGTGACGCGGGTGTTGCGCATGTGTCGAGCTGGGAGAAAGCACTCATTCCTATTCTGCGGCAATGCACAGACGACGTCAATCCAGATGTGGACAGAGGCGATGACATAGATGTTCGGAACTACATCAAGCTGAAGAAAATTCCAGGTGGGAGGCCGCGCGACACAGCGTACGTATCAGGCGTGGTATTTACCAAGAACGTCGCTCTTCGGAGTATGCCACGCAACATAATCAACCCAAGAATCATCATTATCACATTCGCGATCGAATATGCACGACACCAGACACATTTCATGAGTTTGGAGCCTGTCATTGCCCAGGAGCGAGAGTATCTCCGAAATCTAGTCAGCCGCATTGCCGCTCTACGACCACATGTTCTACTGGTTCAGCGCAACGTTTCCGGCCTCGCCCTGGAGTTCCTTGATCAAGAGGGCATTGCTGTGGTTTACAACGTCAAACCTACGGTATTGAACGCCGTTGCGAGATGTACACAGTCACGAATGATATCCTCCGTCGATAAGCTTGCCATAGATCCGTCCCACCTAGGACATTGCGGCAGTTTTGATGTCCGAACTTATGTGCACAAGAACACGAAAAAGACATACATTTACCTCTCTGGATGCCAAAAGGATCTCGGGTGCACTATCATCCTGCGAGGCGCCGAGAACCATGACCTGGTCAAGCTGAAGCGCGTCACGGAGTTTATGAGTTACGTGGTGTACAATCTTCGCCTTGAGACCTGCCTCATGCGAGATGAGTTGGTCGACACGCCAACAGAATCGGTCGTTGATCCTCATGCCTTTGGCGACGGCGAGCATACGCAAAACATCAACGAAGCAATAGCCAGCGCAGCTGGGATTGAAGTAAACTCCGACGATAACCAATCAGCTGGAGATGCAGCGCCATCCTATTATAGTGATCTAGTGGAGAACCACCGCACAAAGGTGCTTTCTTCATCGCCGTTCGTCAAGTTTATGCAGCCATATCTCCTGGAACAAGCTCGCCAGTACGAGAGGAAGCTCGGTCACCTCAGAAAGCTGAAAAACCAATACACCACAGACTCAGACGAAGAGGAAGAAAAGTCCCACCAGAAGTTCGAACTCGTACAGCCAGAAATGGTGCACGTTGTGGTCGAGCGAGCTTCGAAGCAGGTCCGTGAGTTTCTGTCTGCTGTGCATGCATCCGAATATGACAAAGCCCTTCACAATTACGAGACACAGAAGCGACAATGGGAGGCGTATCTGTCCGGAAACACAGATCTATATGATCCATTCAATCATCAGAAGATCGCAGTCTTATACAGCGTGGTCAACACTACCACCTCGACGCCTTGCATTGGTCCCGAAATCATCGCCCTTGGATTCTACCAGGAACACGACTACGACGACGGCTTCACACCTGACTGTACACTTGGTCAGTACGTTGAGGATCTCTGCACGTCAGCGGGCGTTGTCTGCGAAGTCGACGGATGCAACCGACGAATGGTAGATCACTCACGCCAGTATGTGCACGGAGAAGGACAAATGACAGTCGTCGTTCAGAAGCATTCTCCAAAGCTGAAGGGGCTATATCAAGCGATCTTGATGTGGAGCGTCTGCAGAAAATGCGGGAAAGAAACGCAGCCGATTCCCATGTCCGAGTGGACTTGGAAGTACTCCTTCGCAAAATATCTCGAGTTGACTTTCTGGAGCACGCAACTACATCCTCGCACGAACGGTTGCCCTCACGATATACACAAAGACCACGTGCGCTATTTCGGCCACAACAACGTTGCACTTCGCATCCAATACGACGCCGTGCCAATGTACGAGGTGATAGTCCCGAGGCCAAACGTTACCTGGAAGGTGGATAGTGATTTGAGGCTGAAGAACGAGCAATTCTTAAGGATCGAAGAACGACTAGACTGCTTTATGGCTTCGGTACGCGCCCGCATCAGGAGTATTCATGTAGAGAGCGTCATTCCCGAGAAGGTTGAAGCGTGCAAAGCAGAAGTTGAGCATTTGATCATGCGCGCAAACGACGAACACGAATACCTGAGACATAAACTCCAAGACAAGTACATGAACTCAAAGTATTACGAAATTATCCCGCTCAACCGCGCCATTCGCGCCATCCAGGAGAAGGCTATCGCATGGGACGAGACCTTCATGGACTTTGAGCAAGTGTTCTTCCCCTCCGAGAAGGATATTCGAAGGCTGGCCACTTTACAACTGAAGAAACTGTTCCTTGAGCGGGACGAATCTAGCACATCGTTGACCTCTGTTGACGAAGGCGTAGAGTCTGGTGAAGACGAACCTGCATATGACGATAAGGATGATTCGTTGGCGCTGACACCAATGCCGTCGAATATGTCCCCTGAGAAGGCTACGGATATGTTGACCTCCGTTGTGAAGGAGGATGGAGACTTACCAGCCGACGCGGATGCCACTCCTCTGGCAGAACGGCCGTCGACACCCATCAAATCGATTTCTGACTTGCCTATCCAAACACCACGCGAAGCGGTGGAGCGAGAAGATGTGCGTCACCTGGACCTTGCAATCTCATCAGACTTTCCAGGTGTTTCAGTCAAGGACGACCCGCCCCCTCAAACGCCGACCTTGTCCCCTGATGGAGGTCATTTTGAGCCAGGTTCACCTACACCAACGAGCCATCCAAAAATCAACCCAATTGACAAGTCCTTGGCGGATGCCATCGAAAACATGCAGGCTTCACCTTCGCCATCACCAGCGCCGCACATGACACTAGAGAGCAAAATCCCACGCTTAGTGGACACCATACGGCGGGAAACGCCGGCAAGGCCTGCTGTACTGGCTCGAACTCAGTCGCAACCTGGCAATATCCCGAAACACCCATCAATACTTCCACCTACAGTACCACAAAAGCCAGATGTTTTCCGACCAACGTTCAATGATTCACAGAAAGCTTTGGAGCGCATGACTGAGCGACTGCGTCTTGGCATCTCAAAACAGTCCAGGTCCACGTCGAGAATACCACGCTCTGTGCCGTTCAAGACTCAGTCGTCCAAAGTGTCTAAATTGGCCGAACACTTCGAGCAACTATCGCGCGAGTTTCAAAAGGAACGCACACGTGAACGCTGGCGTGCAAGGGATCGACAAGTCCGCGCTTATCCTCTTGCGTCATCTAAGCCAATCGTCGAGGTCTACAAGGATGTTCACGAAGCGGTGCAAGAAAACAACGCTTCCGACGAAGATGTGCAAATTGAATCACCGCACCGCACAAGCGTTGACAATAGCACGCTTGACGATAGTACCGTCACAGAAACGACAGGCGCTATTACTGCCCCACAATCGCCGGTTGATGAGCGGCATGGCAGGGAATTGGCCGGCCATCATACTGATGGCGAAGAATCTCCCAAAGCCGACAGCCACCCTTCTTCTGACGCGGAGAACGATGTTAGTGATGTGGAGATCGCTCCTGAGGATGTCCCACTTCCGGATAGCATTTCGAGTTCTCAGCTTCTCAACATGAGCGATTCGCAGCTGGAAAGCTCCTTAGAGCTTCCAAAGCACGAGAAGACCACACTACTGAAGATGCTTACCAACTTCTGGTCGGAGCGTTCTGCAAGTGGATGGGCACCGCTCGATTATCCTTTTGCACAGATCGAACACGTTTGGGAAGACTCCGACATCATCGTTCGCGAGGACGAGCCTAGTTCCATTATTGCTTTAGCTCTGTCTAGCCCTGACTACCTGGCCAAGCTACAGTCTTTCCGTGGTGACCCATCTGGTCTGGACATGGAGTCCATGGAAGGGTCAATCGAGCGCAACTTGCTGCATGATAAGAATACCAACATCCGCTATGGGTTCACCAATCGTGGTGTCAAAGCACAGTGCAAGATCTTCTACGCGCAATCTTTCGATGCTCTTCGCCGAAAATGCGGTGTCGCGGACCGTTTTGTGGAGTCCCTCTCACGATGTTCGAAATATGAGTCGAAAGGCGGCAAGTCTAAATCCATCTTTCTCAAAACCCTCGACGATCGGTTCATCCTGAAATCACTCTCTCCCATCGAAGTGCAAGCCTTTTTCCGCTTCGCCCCCAACTACTTTGCTTTCACGCACCAGAACCTTTTCCGCCAGCTTCCATCAGTCATTGCCAAAATGTTTGGCCTCTTCCAAGTCCAAATCAAAACACCAACGGGCCGTGACTTCGACTGGTTTATGCTAGTCATGGAAAATCTGTTCTACGACCGCGAACCGAACCGACGCTACGATCTTAAAGGTAGCATGCGCAATCGCAAGATCCAGTCTACGGGCGAGCGCGACGAAGTCCTCCTTGACGAGAACCTCGTCGACATCATCTACTCTGAGACACCCATATTCGTACGCGAACATACCAAGAAACTGCTTAAAGCAAGTGTCTGGAATGACACGCTCTTCCTCTCTCAGAATAATGTTATGGACTACTCGCTCATGGCGGGCTTTGACGACACAGGGCGAGAAATCATTGTTGGTATCATCGATTGCATCCGCACATACACTTGGGATAAGAAACTTGAGTCGTGGATCAAGGACCGTGGGAAGAACAAGCCGACCATCACGAGTCCAAAGGATTATCGTAACCGTTTCAGGATCGCTATGGAGAAGTATATCCTTCAGGCTCCCAACTGCTGGCACCAATTTTCAGGCAGAATGGCAGCAGGCGGGGATCGGAGGAGGTTGGTTCTCGAAGGCACGAGTATGGGTACGAGTGTGGAGGGGCATAGAAGGAATGTCAGCAGTGGAAGTACTATAGGTGGGGGACATAGCAGAGGAGGAAGCCTGACCCAGCGGGGCATGATGGAAAGTTTGGAAAACATGGGAGATGAAGTCTCGAGGGCGGAGGCAGGGAAGATCAAGTAG
- a CDS encoding Alanine--tRNA ligase, with protein sequence MAIAVVPPSIVGALSCQKDSYLQTLETEVVACDEYIPPKTPQNNKAKSKKSTDPSKVNGHSDPATQRTWMIEFADSVLFPEGGGQHTDHGFITPLGVKGMSAIPIENIQRHGLRCVHFSQTPLEIGTKVRQTVYYARRWDLMQQHTGQHLLSAIMDGMDLPTLGWSMGQAGEMNYVELPRKPTDAEIVRIQQECNAVIRENLPVTVETPQGKGSSSLPADYDGEKGVVRFIKIGDLDYNACCGTHLKQTSHIGLILLHHTQSVRGTNCRLFFTAGDRAINMATESINGLRNIAISLSSSAVPEELAAKVQGLGEQISEGRKREKRLLSEIVKFEAQQIRETLQCVVGAFSHRPDDGLDFINMVVIELRDVLKGKGVVLLCTGDTKTSGSLVITGNPDLVERLSGKVKDLVKTVKGGGRGEKWQGKVTEWQKGETAALRTAVEEL encoded by the coding sequence ATGGCGATAGCTGTCGTGCCACCGAGCATCGTGGGCGCTCTATCGTGCCAGAAGGATTCTTATCTGCAGACGCTGGAAACCGAGGTTGTAGCATGCGACGAGTACATCCCACCGAAAACCCCACAAAACAACAAAGCGAAATCGAAAAAGTCTACCGATCCGTCAAAAGTTAATGGTCATTCAGACCCAGCAACGCAAAGAACATGGATGATTGAGTTTGCTGATTCTGTCCTTTTCCCTGAGGGTGGTGGACAACACACCGATCATGGCTTCATCACACCACTCGGCGTCAAAGGCATGAGCGCGATACCGATAGAGAACATTCAACGTCATGGACTACGATGTGTACATTTCTCACAAACACCTCTGGAGATTGGAACGAAAGTCAGGCAAACAGTGTACTACGCACGCCGATGGGATCTTATGCAGCAACATACAGGGCAACACCTTCTCTCTGCAATCATGGATGGCATGGACCTTCCAACGTTGGGATGGAGTATGGGGCAAGCTGGTGAAATGAACTATGTCGAACTTCCACGGAAACCGACAGACGCAGAAATCGTCAGGATTCAACAGGAATGCAACGCGGTAATACGCGAGAATTTACCCGTCACAGTCGAAACTCCACAAGGAAAGGGGTCGTCTAGCCTGCCAGCTGACTATGATGGAGAGAAGGGTGTTGTACGATTCATCAAAATCGGCGATTTGGACTACAACGCCTGCTGCGGTACACACCTCAAACAGACATCTCACATCGGCCTGATTCTATTGCACCACACACAGTCGGTACGTGGTACGAACTGTCGACTCTTCTTCACTGCTGGAGACCGCGCTATCAACATGGCTACAGAGTCGATCAACGGTCTGCGTAACATTGCCATCTCACTATCGTCTAGCGCTGTGCCGGAAGAGCTTGCAGCAAAGGTACAGGGTCTTGGCGAGCAAATCTcagagggaagaaaaagagaaaagaggTTGCTTTCAGAAATCGTAAAGTTCGAGGCCCAGCAAATCAGGGAAACTCTGCAATGCGTCGTAGGTGCATTCTCACATCGACCTGATGATGGACTGGATTTCATCAACATGGTAGTTATTGAGCTCCGAGACGTGCTCAAGGGTAAGGGAGTCGTACTGCTGTGCACTGGTGACACAAAAACATCTGGTTCGCTTGTAATTACCGGAAACCCGGACTTGGTAGAGAGATTATCTGGCAAAGTCAAAGATCTTGTGAAGACAGTCAAGGGTGGTGGTAGAGGAGAGAAGTGGCAAGGCAAGGTCACCGAGTGGCAGAAGGGTGAGACAGCGGCACTCAGGACAGCTGTGGAGGAGCTATGA
- a CDS encoding GPI transamidase component translates to MASPNAADASSASEPNKSSSTSSEVPLTAPKAQISPPPEPKEGQWLRRAAILSFWAVIVLLGLPVWWKTTAIYRAELPLQDMTAWAEGKVCKPVFPLRIAVEAAVPSQDAQQLVRMTQHALDDLNDFSAHHLRLMLADSSYTANASQQAVTDGTTFRSNDKDIALVIRMIPVETGETPRSQLQSYLPMLDVYYSPNQLPPQSSTSSPLATFIAEELHTIFAEEQAQLAYSLAATPGSHAARTQSLSPEKHAELDRQSTRALKYAPTYHLTFSLFSPSYAPSAWNIEDALRTYLAPLLESFSGISNFTVDSQVQLYATFSPSIHQPQYDENLNAWTLRREDLSGFVNAAEWPLSPSIGEGPTVNFILYVPDASQSPLLVKENAGNSWLIPQWGGVHILNLPNGSDIPNTLTVEALAPAMHTFSDQLTSLFGLSQAPASLPLRISTLERVRAASLIFSASSTLGALAQVYQKLPSIPVPDNVAQSADSAIAHLQQACNYLREGRFQSALEHARVAEVEAEKAFFERSMVGQVYFPDEHKVAVYLPLLGPVAVPLAMAALKELKGAIAALQRR, encoded by the exons ATGGCATCACCGAACGCGGCCGACGCGTCATCCGCGTCTGAACCGAACAAATCGTCCTCTACATCTAGTGAAGTTCCTCTAACAGCCCCAAAAGCACAGATATCACCTCCGCCAGAGCCCAAAGAGGGTCAATGGCTTCGACGCGCAGCTATCCTCTCCTTTTGGGCGGTTATTGTTCTCCTAGGGCTGCCAGTATGGTGGAAGACCACGGCCATCTACAGAGCGGAGCTTCCGTTGCAGGACATGACCGCCTGGGCTGAAGGCAAG GTCTGCAAGCCCGTGTTTCCTCTCCGCATCGCCGTCGAAGCTGCAGTCCCCTCTCAGGATGCGCAGCAGTTGGTCCGAATGACACAGCATGCCCTCGATGACCTCAACGATTTCTCTGCGCACCACCTTCGCCTTATGCTCGCCGACTCCTCTTACACCGCAAACGCCTCCCAGCAGGCTGTCACCGATGGAACGACATTCAGGAGCAACGACAAGGACATTGCCTTGGTGATTCGTATGATCCCTGTGGAGACCGGCGAAACTCCTCGATCACAGCTACAGTCGTATTTGCCGATGCTCGATGTATACTATTCGCCGAACCAACTCCCTCCGCAGTCGTCCACCAGCTCGCCGCTTGCGACTTTCATAGCAGAGGAGCTGCACACAATCTTCGCCGAAGAGCAGGCTCAACTAGCCTACTCGCTGGCCGCCACCCCTGGATCACATGCTGCTAGAACTCAGTCGCTTTCTCCCGAGAAGCATGCTGAGCTGGACCGTCAGTCAACAAGGGCGCTGAAGTACGCCCCAACCTACCACCTTACATTCTCCTTGTTCAGTCCGTCGTACGCACCGTCCGCCTGGAACATTGAGGATGCTCTTCGAACCTACCTAGCGCCGTTACTCGAATCCTTCTCGGGCATCAGTAACTTCACCGTCGATTCTCAAGTCCAGCTATACGCTACATTTTCTCCTTCAATCCACCAGCCTCAGTACGATGAGAACCTGAATGCATGGACGCTTCGCAGGGAGGACCTCAGCGGTTTTGTTAACGCTGCTGAGTGGCCGCTCAGCCCAAGCATCGGCGAAGGGCCCACAGTGAATTTCATCCTCTACGTCCCAGATGCGAGCCAGTCCCCTTTGTTGGTCAAGGAGAACGCAGGGAACAGCTGGCTGATACCCCAGTGGGGCGGTGTTCACATCCTGAATCTCCCAAACGGGTCAGATATACCCAACACCTTGACCGTTGAAGCCCTTGCCCCGGCTATGCACACCTTCTCGGACCAGCTAACCTCCTTATTTGGTTTGTCACAGGCTCCAGCCTCATTACCTCTTCGCATCTCGACCCTTGAACGCGTACGAGCCGCATCGCTCATATTCTCCGCCTCCTCCACGTTGGGTGCATTGGCTCAAGTATACCAGAAGCTGCCATCTATCCCAGTGCCTGACAACGTCGCCCAATCTGCTGACTCGGCCATTGCCCATCTACAACAAGCGTGTAACTATCTTCGAGAAGGTCGATTCCAAAGCGCTCTGGAACACGCGCGTGTCGCAGAGGTAGAAGCTGAGAAGGCTTTCTTCGAACGCTCTATGGTTGGCCAAGTCTACTTTCCTGATGAGCACAAAGTGGCTGTCTACCTGCCGCTGTTGGGTCCGGTCGCCGTACCTCTGGCCATGGCTGCCCTCAAGGAGCTCAAGGGCGCAATTGCAGCGCTTCAAAGACGATGA